A stretch of the Nicotiana tabacum cultivar K326 chromosome 6, ASM71507v2, whole genome shotgun sequence genome encodes the following:
- the LOC107778612 gene encoding protein DEFECTIVE IN MERISTEM SILENCING 3, whose translation MTGDQRRMSIDGENVQLPISPKALAVHDPPKFNQGGQINSSVFAGDRDTMQNGAAEAVICNSKKLQDAMQEIGLKIKHHEDNIKFLKAQKNILDDSILDTQVALGRYQSASEPGSENKESSNRRNEEEIIERILKHDKSAAGIYCQLKTHHGPQVTHLPLLKDVIGIVALLGKVDDDNLSRLLSDYLGLETMLAVVCKKPDGIKALETYDKEGFINKSSGLYALGASIGRALDARFLVICLGNLRSYEGAFIADDPQRRLALMKPRLPNGETPPGFLGFAVNMINIDSANLYCATSTGHGLRETLFYKLFSRLQVYKTRTEMLQALTVITHGAISLDGGIIKSNGVFALGNSEVEVKFPKSSGRSNLPENYFDTESRLKELKWKRDRFLEDLHREQTLLDHAKFNFEIKKQEFVKFLAHSSSFATPQKFPAVGERSTPIS comes from the exons ATGACCGGCGACCAACGGAGAATGTCCATAGACGGCGAGAACGTGCAG CTACCTATCAGTCCTAAGGCACTAGCTGTGCATGATCCACCAAAGTTCAATCAAGGAGGTCAGATTAATTCCTCTGTTTTTGCTGGAGACCGCGACACGATGCAAAATGGAGCTGCTGAGGCAGTTATCTGCAATTCCAAG AAACTTCAAGATGCAATGCAGGAGATTGGTCTAAAAATTAAACACCATGAAGATAATATCAAATTCTTAAAGGCTCAGAAGAACATATTGGATGATTCAATTTTAGACACACAAG TTGCTCTTGGCAGGTATCAATCAGCAAGTGAACCTGGTTCTGAAAATAAGGAATCTTCCAATAGGCGGAATGAAGAGGAGATCATTGAACGAattctaaaacatgataaatCTGCAGCTGGCATCTATTGCCAGCTGAAAACTCATCATGGACCTCAGGTTACTCATCTTCCGTTACTGAAGGACGTGATAGGAATTGTTGCTTTGCTTGGGAAGGTTGATGACGATAATCTCAGCAG GTTGCTCTCAGATTATCTGGGGCTAGAAACCATGTTAGCAGTTGTTTGCAAGAAACCTGATGGAATTAAAGCACTGGAAACTTATGATAAGGAAGGTTTTATAAACAAAAGTTCTGGTCTCTATGCCCTTGGAGCTTCAATTGGTAGGGCTTTGGATGCCCGATTTCTTGTTATCTGTCTTGGGAACTTAAG ATCATATGAAGGTGCATTCATTGCTGATGACCCTCAGAGGAGGCTAGCTTTAATGAAGCCAAGATTGCCCAATGGGGAAACTCCTCCTGGTTTCCTTGGTTTTGCTGTTAATATGATCAATATTGACAGTGCGAACTTATATTGTGCTACAAGCACTGGTCATGGCTTGAGAGAGACTCTCTTCTATAAACTCTTCTCACGGTTGCAAGTATACAAAACAAGGACAGAGATGCTGCAGGCACTAACTGTCATAACACATGGAGCCATATCTTTGGATGGTGGGATTATAAAGAGTAATGGTGTATTTGCCCTAGGCAACAG TGAAGTAGAGGTCAAATTTCCAAAGAGTTCCGGAAGGTCAAATCTGCCTGAAAACTATTTTGATACTGAGAGCCGGTTGAAAGAGCTGAAGTGGAAAAGGGATAGATTTCTGGAAGATTTACATAGAGAACAAACATTGCTGGACCATGCAAAGTTCAACTTTGAAATAAAGAAGCAGGAGTTTGTCAAGTTTCTTGCACACAGCTCATCCTTTGCTACCCCG CAAAAGTTTCCGGCAGTAGGGGAGCGGTCGACCCCGATATCATGA